A segment of the Candidatus Neomarinimicrobiota bacterium genome:
AGGCAAATATGGGAAGTGGACGAAACCTCTGCACTTCATGCAATAGATAATGTTTTGAAGGAGTATGGATCGAGTCTTGAACAGGCATTTTCAGAGTTTGTAGTATGGAACTGGTTTACGGGGATCAGACATGAAACTAATCTGCCTCATTATGAAGAAGCCTCCATGTATCCTATCGCATCAACTCAGAATAGGCATTATATTACATCTGATTTCGTTAGCGTAGACAATTTTTCACCAGAGGAATACTTACCTGATCATCTTGGCTGTAATTATATTCGCATTGATAATTCTGATAATGATAGGAAATTGATTGTGAATTTCCATGGTGACAATACTGTTAGATGGTCGATATCGACTATAAAAAGTTATGACGATTCATATTTCCAGTCCGATATTATAGAGCTTGATGATGGTGCTGGTTCGATTTTTATTCATGATTGGAAAGATCTGAATTATATCATGGTTATACCCTCAGTCATAGCACGTAGTGGTGTGGACTTCGAATATAATTACTCACTTATATTGGCGGATTATGGTCTGTTTGTGGAGAAGTACTTCTATTTTGATGTTGGGAATGAATCGGATGGATATATATCACCGGGAGAGGATGGGGCTATTATTGTAAAGATTATTAACTATGATAGGGATTATGCAAACCTGCAGTTGATCTTACGTACAAACGAGAATGGAATTGAAATATCCGATAGTGTATTATTAATTCGTGACTTTTCTTCTAATGCTTCATTAATAAATGACAATCAACCTTTTACATTTCATATTGAAGAGAGTTACAATAAACCAACTGCTCAGTTTACACTTCATGTAGTTGAGAATGGTAACGATGTTGCAGATTTTAATTTAATTATAAAAATAGGTTGTCCGGAGATATTGCTTGTCGATAATAGTATGAACTCAGAGGGTTCTGGTTTAAAAGGAATACTTTATTCTCTTGGCTTTATTTATGATTACAAAGATTTAAGATGTATTGGTATAGATAGTCTATTTTTCTATAAAAGAAAACTTATAATCTGGTTTTCCGGTGACAATCATATACCTATGAGTAAAGTACAGTTTGATTCAATTGCAAATTTTCTGAATAATGGTGGTAGATTATTCATTACAGGGAATAATTTTCTAAAAGGAATTAAAGATTCAATACCTTATTATCCAGATGTATTTCATTGTAGATATATAGATACCTTAAATTCAAGCAGGTTAATAGGAGTAGATTATGATCCTGTAGGTCAATCACATAATGATCAGTTGTGGATTTTAAACAAAAGTCAGTATAATGATCGTTTTTCTGTGGATAGTGATCCTGCCTCTCAGATATGCTTTAGGTTTCCCGGGACAGATTACGGTGGTATTATGAGATATATCGGAGATTATCGATTTGTTCTAGCCGATTTTTCAATAATGGATCTGTATCAACCATCGATTGATTATTTGAGTGCCGAAGATTTAATGAAAAGAATAATGAACTTTCTACTAAGTCAAAATGGTCCTCCGTCAGTACCTATCCTGCGCCTGCCCAGTGAGGATACTATATTTGTTAATAGTGTAAATGATAGACTTCTATTTAGCTGGTCACGGGTTATTGATACTGATAGTGATACTGTAAAATATATTATAAGTTTTAAATCTTCGAATAATATATCACATAATACCGTAGTAGCTGATACATTTTATATTTTGACTACATCTAAAATAATTGAACTGTTTAATGCAGATTGGGATACATTAATTTTAAAATGGAGAGTGATAGCAACGGATGATTTCAACGCATCATTTTCATCTGAACAAAATTGTGTGCTTGTGAAGAATGTTAATTTACCACCTACCGCTTTTTCTTTAATTGAGCCTGATGATGGGCAATTGATTTATCTAAATAGTGAGGATACTACACTAACTTTTAGTTGGCAGAAATCATTAGATCCAGAAGGTAAAACGATCGGGTATGAATTTTTTATTACCGATACCTCTTATAGGGATACAATATTTCAAAGCATTCTGGATACAAATTTTATTGAAGTGGATAAAAATTTATTTAATGAATTCTTATTTGTTAATGATAGCTTATTTGTAAAATGGT
Coding sequences within it:
- a CDS encoding T9SS type A sorting domain-containing protein, with amino-acid sequence MRYRSFSKEIIIISFLSLVLFSDVASSKQVKETTIDRIEKAYRAGHIDYQSYLVNLAYLVFNKKKLTKKLLVEGELPLKCGNPIIEVIKNNWDLLPEETRNFILKKVTMPSGYSWDDSFESPGGKFLIHYYTSGPDTTPMTDENENSVPDYIEKMAEYFDHVWKVEIDTLNYIEPDLGSNGKLDVYVENLSGVYGYVWGPDSLHMDNDYNPAPKTTDPEGDQAGIMKVTAAHEFHHECQLMYKITKSWYKEATSTWIEDVVYDIVNDYVHYLGRFLQYPYLSLDVFEKDNIHQYGACIFNKFLSEKYDSIDIIRQIWEVDETSALHAIDNVLKEYGSSLEQAFSEFVVWNWFTGIRHETNLPHYEEASMYPIASTQNRHYITSDFVSVDNFSPEEYLPDHLGCNYIRIDNSDNDRKLIVNFHGDNTVRWSISTIKSYDDSYFQSDIIELDDGAGSIFIHDWKDLNYIMVIPSVIARSGVDFEYNYSLILADYGLFVEKYFYFDVGNESDGYISPGEDGAIIVKIINYDRDYANLQLILRTNENGIEISDSVLLIRDFSSNASLINDNQPFTFHIEESYNKPTAQFTLHVVENGNDVADFNLIIKIGCPEILLVDNSMNSEGSGLKGILYSLGFIYDYKDLRCIGIDSLFFYKRKLIIWFSGDNHIPMSKVQFDSIANFLNNGGRLFITGNNFLKGIKDSIPYYPDVFHCRYIDTLNSSRLIGVDYDPVGQSHNDQLWILNKSQYNDRFSVDSDPASQICFRFPGTDYGGIMRYIGDYRFVLADFSIMDLYQPSIDYLSAEDLMKRIMNFLLSQNGPPSVPILRLPSEDTIFVNSVNDRLLFSWSRVIDTDSDTVKYIISFKSSNNISHNTVVADTFYILTTSKIIELFNADWDTLILKWRVIATDDFNASFSSEQNCVLVKNVNLPPTAFSLIEPDDGQLIYLNSEDTTLTFSWQKSLDPEGKTIGYEFFITDTSYRDTIFQSILDTNFIEVDKNLFNEFLFVNDSLFVKWFVISTEGYSITESSCRNALIIVKSTENLEERSIPLEFRLLGNYPNPFNSVTTIVFSIGEERFCSLDIYNIRGQIVRNLVREKLFPGEYRVIWDGRDNNNAVLHSGIYIYVLRSGGRKKIGRMLLLK